In Neoarius graeffei isolate fNeoGra1 chromosome 9, fNeoGra1.pri, whole genome shotgun sequence, one genomic interval encodes:
- the sf3b1 gene encoding splicing factor 3B subunit 1 isoform X1, translating to MAKIAKTHEDIEAQILEIQGMKAALIEEGSQGVGLDSTGYYDQEIYGGSDSRFAGYVTSIAANEQEDDDEEDSSTTLLGQKKPGYHAPVAILNSIPQSDEQYDPFAEHRPQKISDREDEYKRRRQKMIISPERHDPFADGGKTPDPKMPARSYMDVMKEQHLSKEEREIRLQMAEKAKSGDLKAVNDSAASQAAAPKRKRRWDQTADQTPNATPKKVSSWDQADGTVETPGHTPGHTPSNSRWDETPGRPKGSETPGATPSSRMWEPTPSHTPAGAATPGRDTPGHATPGHGGATSSVRKNRWDLTPKTDRETPGHGSGWAETPRTDRGDESVGETPTPGASKRKSRWDETPTSQMGSSTPLLTPGKTPIGTPAMNMATPTPGHLMSMTPEQLQAWRWEREIDERNRPLTDEELDAMFPEGYKVLPPPAGYVPIRTPARKLAATPTPIGGMTGFHMQAEDRTTKQMNDQPSGNLPFLKPDDIQYFDKLLVEVDESTLSPEEQKERKIMKLLLKIKNGTPPMRKAALRQITDKAREFGAGPLFNQILPLLMSPTLEDQERHLLVKVIDRILYKLDDLVRPYVHKILVVIEPLLIDEDYYARVEGREIISNLAKAAGLATMISTMRPDIDNMDEYVRNTTARAFAVVASALGIPSLLPFLKAVCKSKKSWQARHTGIKIVQQIAILMGCAILPHLRSLVEIIEHGLVDEQQKVRTISALAIAALAEAATPYGIESFDSVLKPLWKGIRQHRGKGLAAFLKAIGYLIPLMDAEYANYYTREVMLILIREFQSPDEEMKKIVLKVVKQCCGTDGVEANYIKTEILPPFFKHFWQHRMALDRRNYRQLVDTTVELANKVGAAEIISRIVDDLKDEAEQYRKMVMETIEKIMGNLGAADIDHKLEEQLIDGILYAFQEQTTEDSVMLNGFGTVVNALGKRVKPYLPQICGTVLWRLNNKSAKVRQQAADLISRTAVVMKTCQEEKLMGHLGVVLYEYLGEEYPEVLGSILGALKAIVNVIGMHKMTPPIKDLLPRLTPILKNRHEKVQENCIDLVGRIADRGAEYVSAREWMRICFELLELLKAHKKAIRRATVNTFGYIAKAIGPHDVLATLLNNLKVQERQNRVCTTVAIAIVAETCSPFTVLPALMNEYRVPELNVQNGVLKSLSFLFEYIGEMGKDYIYAVTPLLEDALMDRDLVHRQTACAVVQHMSLGVYGFGCEDSLNHLLNYVWPNVFETSPHVIQAVMGALEGLRVAIGPCRMLQYCLQGLFHPARKVRDVYWKIYNSIYIGSQDALIAHYSRVPNDENNPYVRSELEYFL from the exons GTGACAGTCGATTTGCTGGATATGTCACCTCTATTGCTGCCAATGAGCAGGAGGAT GACGATGAGGAAGACTCTTCTACAACTCTGCTTGGCCAGAAGAAACCGGGGTATCATGCTCCGGTGGCAATACTCAATTCCATTCCTCAGTCCGATGAGCAG TATGATCCTTTTGCCGAGCACCGGCCTCAGAAGATCTCAGATCGTGAAGATGAGTACAAGAGACGGAGGCAAAAGATGATCATCTCTCCTGAGCGTCATGATCCTTTTGCAGATG GGGGCAAAACGCCAGATCCCAAGATGCCTGCCAGGTCATATATGGATGTGATGAAGGAGCAGCATCTTTCTAAAGAAGAG AGAGAAATCAGGCTGCAGATGGCAGAAAAGGCAAAATCAGGTGACCTGAAAGCAGTCAATGACTCTGCTGCGTCTCAAGCTGCTGCTCCCAAACGCAAGCGTCGGTGGGACCAGACTGCTGACCAGACCCCAAACGCTACTCCAAAAAAAGTGTCCAGCTGGGATCAGGCAGATGGCACAGTAGAG ACACCAGGACATACACCTGGACACACACCTTCAAACAGTCGCTGGGATGAGACACCTGGTCGTCCCAAGGGTAGCGAGACTCCTGGAGCCACCCCCAGTTCACGCATGTGGGAACCCACACCCAGCCACACTCCTGCTGGCGCTGCAACTCCTGGCCGAGATACTCCTGGGCACGCCACACCCGGCCATGGAGGTGCCACGTCAAGCGTGCGCAAAAACCGCTGGgacctgacaccaaagacagacaGAG AGACACCTGGCCATGGCAGTGGCTGGGCTGAGACTCCTCGTACAGACAGAGGGGATGAGTCTGTAGGAGAGACCCCAACTCCTGGAGCAAGCAAAAGAAAGTCCCGTTGGGATGAGACTCCTACCAGTCAGATGGGCTCCTCCACCCCTCTGCTCACCCCTGGAAAGACCCCTATTGGCACACCAGCTATGAATATGGCCACACCCACTCCAG gtcatTTGATGAGCATGACTCCTGAGCAGCTTCAAGCATGGCGCTGGGAGAGAGAGATTGATGAACGAAACCGCCCATTGACTGATGAGGAGCTGGACGCCATGTTTCCAGAAGGCTACAAG GTGCTGCCCCCACCAGCAGGCTACGTGCCCATCCGCACTCCTGCCCGTAAGTTAGCTGCCACCCCAACACCCATCGGCGGCATGACTGGCTTCCACATGCAAGCTGAAGACCGAACCACCAAACAGATGAATGACCAGCCATCTGGTAACCTGCCTTTCCTAAAACCAGATGACATCCAGTACTTTGACAAACTTCTG GTGGAGGTGGACGAGTCCACTCTGAGTCCAGAGGAGCAGAAGGAGCGCAAAATCATGAAGCTGCTGCTTAAAATAAAAAATGGCACCCCTCCCATGAGGAAG GCTGCTCTCAGGCAAATCACAGACAAGGCCAGGGAATTTGGTGCTGGACCTCTTTTCAATCAGATTCTGCCCCTGCTTATGTCTCCAACTCTTGAAGATCAGGAGCGTCATCTGTTGGTGAAGGTCATTGACCGCATCTTGTACAAACTGGATGACCTGGTTCGACCTTATGTCCACAAG ATCCTTGTGGTGATCGAACCCTTGTTGATTGATGAAGATTACTATGCTAGAGTAGAGGGTAGAGAGATAATCTCCAATTTGGCAAAG GCTGCTGGTCTGGCCACAATGATCTCCACAATGAGGCCTGATATTGACAACATGGACGAGTATGTGAGAAACACAACAGCTCGTGCCTTTGCTGTTGTGGCATCTGCTTTGGGTATTCCCTCCCTCCTGCCTTTCCTCAAAGCTGTGTGTAAGAGCAAGAAGTCGTGGCAGGCTCGACACACAGGCATTAAAATTGTGCAGCAGATTGCCATCCTCATGGGTTGTGCCATCTTGCCTCATCTCCGCAGCTTGGTGGAGATTATTGAACATG GTCTCGTCGATGAACAGCAGAAAGTGCGAACCATCAGTGCTTTGGCCATTGCTGCTCTTGCCGAGGCTGCCACACCCTATGGTATCGAGTCTTTTGACTCTGTGCTCAAGCCTCTTTGGAAGGGTATCAGACAGCACCGAGGCAAG GGTTTGGCTGCTTTCTTAAAAGCTATTGGGTACCTGATTCCGCTTATGGATGCTGAGTATGCCAACTACTATACAAGGGAAGTGATGCTGATCCTCATTCGAGAGTTCCAGTCTCCAGATGAGGAAATGAAGAAGATTGTCCTGAAG GTGGTGAAGCAGTGCTGTGGGACAGATGGTGTGGAGGCCAATTACATCAAAACAGAGATTCTGCCCCCTTTCTTTAAACACTTCTGGCAGCACCGTATGGCCTTGGACAGACGTAACTACAGACAG TTGGTAGACACTACAGTAGAGCTGGCCAACAAAGTTGGTGCAGCAGAAATCATCTCAAGAATTGTGGACGACTTGAAGGATGAAGCTGAGCAGTACAGAAAGATGGTGATGGAAACGATAGAGAAGATCATGGGTAACTTGGGTGCAGCAGATATTGACCACAAACTAGAGGAGCAGCTTATTGATGGCATCTTGTATGCTTTCCAAGAACAGACCACTGAG GACTCTGTGATGCTGAATGGTTTTGGAACAGTGGTGAATGCTCTGGGCAAGCGAGTTAAGCCATACCTGCCTCAGATCTGTGGTACTGTCCTGTGGCGTCTCAACAATAAGTCGGCCAAAGTCCGTCAGCAGGCTGCTGACCTCATTTCTCGCACAGCTGTGGTTATGAAGACTTGTCAAGAG GAGAAGCTGATGGGTCATTTGGGTGTAGTGCTGTATGAGTACCTGGGAGAGGAATACCCTGAAGTGCTTGGAAGCATCCTTGGAGCTCTTAAAGCTATTGTTAATGTCATTG GTATGCACAAGATGACGCCTCCAATTAAGGATTTACTTCCTCGATTGACACCAATCCTGAAAAACAGACATGAAAAGGTGCAAGAAAACTGCATTGATCTCGTGGGCAGAATTGCTGACAG agGTGCAGAGTACGTGTCTGCCAGGGAGTGGATGCGAATCTGTTTCGAACTGCTGGAGCTGCTGAAAGCTCACAAGAAAGCAATCCGCCGAGCCACAGTCAACACTTTTGGCTACATTGCTAAGGCAATCGG ACCTCATGATGTGCTTGCTACACTGCTTAACAACTTGAAGGTTCAGGAGCGTCAAAACAGAGTCTGTACAACAGTAGCGATAGCCATCGTGGCAGAAACATGCTCACCCTTCACCGTACTCCCAGCACTGATGAACGAGTACCGCGTACCTGAACTGAATGTTCAGAATGGTGTGCTCAAATCCCTCTCCTTCTTATTTGAATATATTGGTGAAATGGGCAAGGATTACATCTATGCTGTCACCCCATTACTGGAGGATGCTCTGATGGACAG AGACCTTGTGCACAGGCAGACAGCCTGTGCTGTCGTGCAACATATGTCTCTCGGTGTGTACGGGTTCGGTTGTGAGGACTCCCTCAACCACTTGCTCAACTACGTTTGGCCTAATGTTTTTGAAACATCACCACATGTTATCCAAGCCGTAATGGGAGCCCTTGAGGGACTTCGTGTGGCTATCGGACCATGCCGGATGTTACAGTATTGCCTGCAG GGTTTGTTCCATCCAGCACGGAAGGTTCGTGATGTGTACTGGAAGATTTATAATTCCATCTACATTGGCTCCCAGGATGCGCTGATTGCACATTATTCCCGTGTCCCCAATGATGAGAATAACCCATATGTCCGCTCTGAGCTGGAGTACTTTCTGTGA
- the sf3b1 gene encoding splicing factor 3B subunit 1 isoform X2, with protein sequence MPARSYMDVMKEQHLSKEEREIRLQMAEKAKSGDLKAVNDSAASQAAAPKRKRRWDQTADQTPNATPKKVSSWDQADGTVETPGHTPGHTPSNSRWDETPGRPKGSETPGATPSSRMWEPTPSHTPAGAATPGRDTPGHATPGHGGATSSVRKNRWDLTPKTDRETPGHGSGWAETPRTDRGDESVGETPTPGASKRKSRWDETPTSQMGSSTPLLTPGKTPIGTPAMNMATPTPGHLMSMTPEQLQAWRWEREIDERNRPLTDEELDAMFPEGYKVLPPPAGYVPIRTPARKLAATPTPIGGMTGFHMQAEDRTTKQMNDQPSGNLPFLKPDDIQYFDKLLVEVDESTLSPEEQKERKIMKLLLKIKNGTPPMRKAALRQITDKAREFGAGPLFNQILPLLMSPTLEDQERHLLVKVIDRILYKLDDLVRPYVHKILVVIEPLLIDEDYYARVEGREIISNLAKAAGLATMISTMRPDIDNMDEYVRNTTARAFAVVASALGIPSLLPFLKAVCKSKKSWQARHTGIKIVQQIAILMGCAILPHLRSLVEIIEHGLVDEQQKVRTISALAIAALAEAATPYGIESFDSVLKPLWKGIRQHRGKGLAAFLKAIGYLIPLMDAEYANYYTREVMLILIREFQSPDEEMKKIVLKVVKQCCGTDGVEANYIKTEILPPFFKHFWQHRMALDRRNYRQLVDTTVELANKVGAAEIISRIVDDLKDEAEQYRKMVMETIEKIMGNLGAADIDHKLEEQLIDGILYAFQEQTTEDSVMLNGFGTVVNALGKRVKPYLPQICGTVLWRLNNKSAKVRQQAADLISRTAVVMKTCQEEKLMGHLGVVLYEYLGEEYPEVLGSILGALKAIVNVIGMHKMTPPIKDLLPRLTPILKNRHEKVQENCIDLVGRIADRGAEYVSAREWMRICFELLELLKAHKKAIRRATVNTFGYIAKAIGPHDVLATLLNNLKVQERQNRVCTTVAIAIVAETCSPFTVLPALMNEYRVPELNVQNGVLKSLSFLFEYIGEMGKDYIYAVTPLLEDALMDRDLVHRQTACAVVQHMSLGVYGFGCEDSLNHLLNYVWPNVFETSPHVIQAVMGALEGLRVAIGPCRMLQYCLQGLFHPARKVRDVYWKIYNSIYIGSQDALIAHYSRVPNDENNPYVRSELEYFL encoded by the exons ATGCCTGCCAGGTCATATATGGATGTGATGAAGGAGCAGCATCTTTCTAAAGAAGAG AGAGAAATCAGGCTGCAGATGGCAGAAAAGGCAAAATCAGGTGACCTGAAAGCAGTCAATGACTCTGCTGCGTCTCAAGCTGCTGCTCCCAAACGCAAGCGTCGGTGGGACCAGACTGCTGACCAGACCCCAAACGCTACTCCAAAAAAAGTGTCCAGCTGGGATCAGGCAGATGGCACAGTAGAG ACACCAGGACATACACCTGGACACACACCTTCAAACAGTCGCTGGGATGAGACACCTGGTCGTCCCAAGGGTAGCGAGACTCCTGGAGCCACCCCCAGTTCACGCATGTGGGAACCCACACCCAGCCACACTCCTGCTGGCGCTGCAACTCCTGGCCGAGATACTCCTGGGCACGCCACACCCGGCCATGGAGGTGCCACGTCAAGCGTGCGCAAAAACCGCTGGgacctgacaccaaagacagacaGAG AGACACCTGGCCATGGCAGTGGCTGGGCTGAGACTCCTCGTACAGACAGAGGGGATGAGTCTGTAGGAGAGACCCCAACTCCTGGAGCAAGCAAAAGAAAGTCCCGTTGGGATGAGACTCCTACCAGTCAGATGGGCTCCTCCACCCCTCTGCTCACCCCTGGAAAGACCCCTATTGGCACACCAGCTATGAATATGGCCACACCCACTCCAG gtcatTTGATGAGCATGACTCCTGAGCAGCTTCAAGCATGGCGCTGGGAGAGAGAGATTGATGAACGAAACCGCCCATTGACTGATGAGGAGCTGGACGCCATGTTTCCAGAAGGCTACAAG GTGCTGCCCCCACCAGCAGGCTACGTGCCCATCCGCACTCCTGCCCGTAAGTTAGCTGCCACCCCAACACCCATCGGCGGCATGACTGGCTTCCACATGCAAGCTGAAGACCGAACCACCAAACAGATGAATGACCAGCCATCTGGTAACCTGCCTTTCCTAAAACCAGATGACATCCAGTACTTTGACAAACTTCTG GTGGAGGTGGACGAGTCCACTCTGAGTCCAGAGGAGCAGAAGGAGCGCAAAATCATGAAGCTGCTGCTTAAAATAAAAAATGGCACCCCTCCCATGAGGAAG GCTGCTCTCAGGCAAATCACAGACAAGGCCAGGGAATTTGGTGCTGGACCTCTTTTCAATCAGATTCTGCCCCTGCTTATGTCTCCAACTCTTGAAGATCAGGAGCGTCATCTGTTGGTGAAGGTCATTGACCGCATCTTGTACAAACTGGATGACCTGGTTCGACCTTATGTCCACAAG ATCCTTGTGGTGATCGAACCCTTGTTGATTGATGAAGATTACTATGCTAGAGTAGAGGGTAGAGAGATAATCTCCAATTTGGCAAAG GCTGCTGGTCTGGCCACAATGATCTCCACAATGAGGCCTGATATTGACAACATGGACGAGTATGTGAGAAACACAACAGCTCGTGCCTTTGCTGTTGTGGCATCTGCTTTGGGTATTCCCTCCCTCCTGCCTTTCCTCAAAGCTGTGTGTAAGAGCAAGAAGTCGTGGCAGGCTCGACACACAGGCATTAAAATTGTGCAGCAGATTGCCATCCTCATGGGTTGTGCCATCTTGCCTCATCTCCGCAGCTTGGTGGAGATTATTGAACATG GTCTCGTCGATGAACAGCAGAAAGTGCGAACCATCAGTGCTTTGGCCATTGCTGCTCTTGCCGAGGCTGCCACACCCTATGGTATCGAGTCTTTTGACTCTGTGCTCAAGCCTCTTTGGAAGGGTATCAGACAGCACCGAGGCAAG GGTTTGGCTGCTTTCTTAAAAGCTATTGGGTACCTGATTCCGCTTATGGATGCTGAGTATGCCAACTACTATACAAGGGAAGTGATGCTGATCCTCATTCGAGAGTTCCAGTCTCCAGATGAGGAAATGAAGAAGATTGTCCTGAAG GTGGTGAAGCAGTGCTGTGGGACAGATGGTGTGGAGGCCAATTACATCAAAACAGAGATTCTGCCCCCTTTCTTTAAACACTTCTGGCAGCACCGTATGGCCTTGGACAGACGTAACTACAGACAG TTGGTAGACACTACAGTAGAGCTGGCCAACAAAGTTGGTGCAGCAGAAATCATCTCAAGAATTGTGGACGACTTGAAGGATGAAGCTGAGCAGTACAGAAAGATGGTGATGGAAACGATAGAGAAGATCATGGGTAACTTGGGTGCAGCAGATATTGACCACAAACTAGAGGAGCAGCTTATTGATGGCATCTTGTATGCTTTCCAAGAACAGACCACTGAG GACTCTGTGATGCTGAATGGTTTTGGAACAGTGGTGAATGCTCTGGGCAAGCGAGTTAAGCCATACCTGCCTCAGATCTGTGGTACTGTCCTGTGGCGTCTCAACAATAAGTCGGCCAAAGTCCGTCAGCAGGCTGCTGACCTCATTTCTCGCACAGCTGTGGTTATGAAGACTTGTCAAGAG GAGAAGCTGATGGGTCATTTGGGTGTAGTGCTGTATGAGTACCTGGGAGAGGAATACCCTGAAGTGCTTGGAAGCATCCTTGGAGCTCTTAAAGCTATTGTTAATGTCATTG GTATGCACAAGATGACGCCTCCAATTAAGGATTTACTTCCTCGATTGACACCAATCCTGAAAAACAGACATGAAAAGGTGCAAGAAAACTGCATTGATCTCGTGGGCAGAATTGCTGACAG agGTGCAGAGTACGTGTCTGCCAGGGAGTGGATGCGAATCTGTTTCGAACTGCTGGAGCTGCTGAAAGCTCACAAGAAAGCAATCCGCCGAGCCACAGTCAACACTTTTGGCTACATTGCTAAGGCAATCGG ACCTCATGATGTGCTTGCTACACTGCTTAACAACTTGAAGGTTCAGGAGCGTCAAAACAGAGTCTGTACAACAGTAGCGATAGCCATCGTGGCAGAAACATGCTCACCCTTCACCGTACTCCCAGCACTGATGAACGAGTACCGCGTACCTGAACTGAATGTTCAGAATGGTGTGCTCAAATCCCTCTCCTTCTTATTTGAATATATTGGTGAAATGGGCAAGGATTACATCTATGCTGTCACCCCATTACTGGAGGATGCTCTGATGGACAG AGACCTTGTGCACAGGCAGACAGCCTGTGCTGTCGTGCAACATATGTCTCTCGGTGTGTACGGGTTCGGTTGTGAGGACTCCCTCAACCACTTGCTCAACTACGTTTGGCCTAATGTTTTTGAAACATCACCACATGTTATCCAAGCCGTAATGGGAGCCCTTGAGGGACTTCGTGTGGCTATCGGACCATGCCGGATGTTACAGTATTGCCTGCAG GGTTTGTTCCATCCAGCACGGAAGGTTCGTGATGTGTACTGGAAGATTTATAATTCCATCTACATTGGCTCCCAGGATGCGCTGATTGCACATTATTCCCGTGTCCCCAATGATGAGAATAACCCATATGTCCGCTCTGAGCTGGAGTACTTTCTGTGA